One segment of Eriocheir sinensis breed Jianghai 21 unplaced genomic scaffold, ASM2467909v1 Scaffold242, whole genome shotgun sequence DNA contains the following:
- the LOC126991120 gene encoding alpha-(1,3)-fucosyltransferase C-like: MKRIVKLPVFYLCLVCGGVLVLYLHSGQDTLTDILQIEGSHKLPSIQIDIKHRTYKPDPDTPADEASKPAHNTPGFLTSPESPYPTPDTSVTRRTPVHSTPEKLPEEKDEDDEEGEEEDEVTAPSPLPSPPPPPLARKEEEEEEKKKKGLKTILVWNNGYGQERMGFDEGQESFLLHKCEVNTCYITADRSYLPVNSFDAVIFHLRPTDPHDLPKMRSPKQRWIMYEVESASYLYQDLAYYDGVFNWTMTYRLDSDIPFRYGRIDPIKPPFSSLSPRNYAEGKTKLAAWFVSNCLTHSRREKLVQFMRDVDMEVDVYGKCGKLKCPRESQECYGLLDKHYKFYLSFENSLCKDYVTEKLFNILRHDVVPVVFGLANYTAIAPPHSFINVLDFSSVRGLVDYLKYLDKNDDAYNRYFKWKERYRVLDGWDATRENFCALCKKLHQDSKPKVYWNMKSWFVKRGKCKRAHGMPLHSLRVSDPLMEKYEILIKDKSFEEFLMV, encoded by the exons ATGAAGAGGATCGTAAAACTGCCG GTGTTCTATCTATGCCTAGTCTGCGGTGGGGTCCTAGTCCTGTACCTCCACAGCGGGCAGGACACCCTCACGGACATCCTACAGATCGAAGGAAGCCACAA GTTGCCATCCATACAAATAGACATCAAACACAGGACCTACAAGCCTGACCCCGACACACCTGCAGACGAAGCCTCCAAACCTGCCCACAACACACCTGGCTTCCTTACGTCCCCGGAGAGCCCctatcccactcctgacaccagtgtaacACGCCGCACACCTGTCCACTCTACACCTGAGAAATTacctgaagaaaaagatgaagatgatgaggagggtgaggaagaggatgaggttactgccccctcccccctcccctcccctcctcctcctcctcttgctcgaaaggaagaggaagaggaagagaagaagaagaaggggttgAAGACTATTCTCGTGTGGAATAAT GGCTACGGACAGGAGAGAATGGGCTTCGACGAGGGACAGGAATCATTTTTGCTACATAAGTGCGAGGTTAACACATGCTACATAACGGCCGACCGCTCCTACCTGCCCGTGAACTCCTTTGATGCTGTTATCTTCCACCTGAGACCCACCGACCCTCACGACCTGCCCAagatgag GTCACCCAAACAGCGCTGGATCATGTACGAAGTGGAGTCCGCATCCTACCTCTATCAGGACCTTGCATACTACGACGGCGTCTTCAACTGGACCATGACCTACAGGCTGGACTCCGACATACCGTTCAG gTATGGAAGAATTGATCCGATTAAGCCgccattctcctccctctccccacgaAACTACGCCGAAGGGAAGACCAAATTGGCGGCGTGGTTCGTCTCCAACTGTCTGACTCACTCGCGGAGGGAAAAGCTTGTGCAGTTTATGAGGGACGTGGACATggag GTGGATGTGTACGGAAAGTGTGGTAAGCTGAAGTGCCCGCGGGAGAGTCAGGAGTGTTATGGACTTCTGGATAAACACTATAAGTTCTATCTGTCCTTCGAGAACTCCCTCTGCAAGGATTATGTCACGGAAAAGCTCTTCAATATTCTCAG ACACGACGTGGTCCCCGTGGTGTTCGGGCTGGCCAACTACACGGCCATCGCACCGCCCCACTCCTTCATCAACGTGCTCGACTTCTCCTCCGTCAGGGGCCTCGTCGACTACCTCAAGTACCTCGACAAAAACGACGACGCCTACAACAGATACTTCAA GTGGAAGGAGCGTTACCGCGTGCTGGACGGCTGGGACGCCACGAGGGAAAATTTCTGCGCCCTCTGCAAGAAGCTCCACCAGGACAGCAAGCCCAAGGTGTACTGGAACATGAAGAGCTGGTTCGTGAAGCGGGGAAAGTGCAAGCGCGCTCACGGCATGCCCCTACACTCCCTGCGCGTCAGCGATCCCCTCATGGAAAAATACGAGATACTGATTAAGGATAAGTCGTTTGAGGAGTTCCTGATGGTCTAG